A part of Variovorax sp. HW608 genomic DNA contains:
- a CDS encoding ferredoxin family protein, whose protein sequence is MAYVVTDLCTGCRYTECVTVCPVTCFHMDERMTYIDPENCIDCGGCATACPVGAIQASFLLPADKAPWIEINRLRSAETPVIAERLPPLPTAEARRMELGL, encoded by the coding sequence ATGGCCTACGTCGTCACCGACCTCTGTACCGGCTGCCGCTACACCGAATGCGTCACCGTCTGCCCCGTCACCTGCTTCCACATGGACGAGCGGATGACCTACATCGATCCGGAGAACTGCATCGACTGCGGAGGCTGTGCCACCGCATGCCCGGTGGGCGCCATCCAGGCTTCGTTCCTTCTTCCCGCCGACAAGGCGCCGTGGATCGAGATCAACAGGCTCCGGTCGGCCGAGACGCCGGTGATCGCCGAACGCCTGCCGCCCTTGCCCACCGCCGAAGCGCGGCGCATGGAGCTGGGCCTATGA